A genomic window from Anguilla rostrata isolate EN2019 chromosome 14, ASM1855537v3, whole genome shotgun sequence includes:
- the LOC135240034 gene encoding E3 ubiquitin-protein ligase NEURL3-like, with product MLHEIKLSTAECGPPSPPHLCGGHRRCLGPLAFHTGSAGSQISLSLGGRRAERARGTFQNGVVFSSRPVKVRERIRLRVEVWDQHWEGALRLGFTAVPPVWASPAAMAIPHLTDKPGYWAGVVPDSLAPLGSELCFWVDPQGRVILENSSGQTGVLQEGVDVRRKLWAMIDVYGQTRAVLLLGSEKKGKFGIRRSCPTPPPPPVSRGDSCLCVPKGRTFHVHRSTASLPQQQQLPDTAPPTGVHLEEDCSVCLSLRASVTLSCGHRCLCTPCATRVAEEFGSCPLCRQPIIGFCDVHEG from the exons ATGTTGCATGAAATCAAACTATCCACAGCTGAATGTG gccccccctcgcccccccacttGTGTGGTGGCCACCGTCGCTGCCTGGGCCCACTGGCCTTCCACACAGGGTCAGCGGGGTCCCAGATCTCCCTCAGCCTGGGCGGCCGGAGGGCAGAAAGGGCCCGTGGAACCTTCCAGAACGGTGTGGTCTTCAGCAGCCGGCCGGTGAAGGTGAGGGAGAGGATACGCTTGCGAGTGGAGGTCTGGGACCAGCACTGGGAAGGGGCTCTTCGGCTAGGGTTCACCGCCGTCCCCCCCGTGTGGGCTTCCCCCGCTGCCATGGCGATTCCACACCTGACGGACAAGCCCGGCTACTGGGCGGGGGTGGTGCCGGACTCGCTCGCCCCACTGGGCTCGGAGCTGTGCTTCTGGGTGGACCCCCAGGGGCGGGTCATCTTGGAGAACAGCAGCGGACAGACAGGCGTGCTGCAGGAGGGCGTGGACGTCAGACGAAAGCTGTGGGCCATGATTGACGTGTACGGACAGACACGAGCAGTGCTCTTATTGG GATCGGAGAAGAAGGGAAAATTTGGGATAAGGAGATCCTGCCCCACTCCGCCCCCACCTCCAGTGTCCCGTGGAGACAGCTGCCTGTGTGTTCCCAAAGGCAGGACCTTCCATGTGCACAGAAGCACTGCCTCTCTtccacaacagcagcagctccctgacacagcgccccctacag gtgtgcattTGGAGGAGGACTgttccgtctgtctgtccttgaGGGCCAGTGTCACCCTGTCCTGTGGTCACCGGTGCCTTTGCACCCCCTGTGCCACCAGAGTGGCCGAAGAGTTTGGCAGCTGCCCCCTCTGCCGTCAGCCAATCATTGGTTTCTGCGATGTGCATGAGGGctga